A genomic segment from Geitlerinema sp. PCC 7407 encodes:
- a CDS encoding 1-acyl-sn-glycerol-3-phosphate acyltransferase, with translation MGRSREPLASLLLYHLFKWSVVSPVLSVYLRGRVYGVNHVPKTGAFVAVSNHASYFDPPLLSCAVRRPVAYMAKEELFEVPVLKQAISLYGAYPVKRGAGDRAAIRAAIQSLEQGWATGVFLEGTRTEDGQIHEPKLGAALIAAKAQVPLLPVSLWGTEKILRKGSALPQPVPITIRIGSLIPPPPSTKREALDAVTQQCAQVITEMHDLGR, from the coding sequence ATGGGCCGAAGCCGCGAACCTTTAGCTAGCCTACTGCTCTATCACTTGTTCAAGTGGTCAGTGGTTAGCCCTGTTTTGAGCGTGTATTTGCGGGGTCGGGTGTATGGCGTCAATCACGTACCGAAGACAGGGGCGTTTGTAGCAGTCAGCAATCACGCTAGCTACTTTGATCCGCCGTTGCTCTCTTGTGCAGTCCGGCGGCCTGTGGCCTACATGGCCAAGGAAGAGCTCTTCGAGGTCCCTGTCTTGAAGCAGGCGATTTCTCTGTATGGGGCCTATCCAGTGAAGCGCGGAGCAGGCGATCGCGCTGCGATTCGCGCGGCCATACAGTCCCTCGAGCAGGGCTGGGCAACGGGGGTCTTTCTGGAGGGGACGCGCACCGAAGATGGCCAAATTCACGAGCCCAAGCTGGGGGCGGCGCTGATTGCGGCCAAGGCTCAGGTACCGCTTTTGCCGGTGAGCCTGTGGGGCACAGAAAAGATTCTCCGCAAAGGCTCAGCGCTCCCGCAGCCTGTCCCGATCACCATTCGCATTGGCTCTTTGATACCGCCCCCGCCCAGCACCAAGCGAGAAGCCCTGGACGCAGTGACGCAGCAGTGCGCTCAGGTGATTACAGAGATGCACGATCTTGGGCGGTAG
- a CDS encoding DUF2288 domain-containing protein, with the protein MEDLKTQLADNLAEAEWDWLKPHAQRDAIILVSSELDILEVGVAIANDNVQAVQRWITEQLIAKPSAEQLSFWNQDDTRKFTSLIVAPYVLIKEIAPEA; encoded by the coding sequence ATGGAAGACTTGAAAACCCAGTTAGCAGACAACCTGGCCGAAGCAGAATGGGATTGGCTCAAGCCCCATGCCCAGCGCGACGCAATCATTTTGGTGTCGTCTGAGCTGGACATTCTGGAGGTGGGGGTCGCGATCGCCAATGACAACGTCCAGGCCGTCCAGCGCTGGATCACGGAGCAGCTGATCGCCAAACCGTCTGCGGAGCAGCTGTCCTTCTGGAACCAAGACGACACCCGGAAATTTACGTCTCTGATTGTGGCGCCCTACGTCCTGATCAAGGAAATTGCTCCTGAAGCCTAG
- a CDS encoding creatininase family protein, whose protein sequence is MLLQLSTWPEVEAYLERSQGIILPIGSTEQHGPTGLIGTDAICAEAIAHGVGKEIGALVGPTINVGMALHHTGFPGTMSLRPSTMILVIRDYLVSLARAGFCQFFFINGHGGNVATLKAAFAESYVTLTDLGLPNGDRARCRVANWYMCSPVYKLAKELYGDQEGAHATPSEVAVTQFVYPEAIKRVPLSPEVAKGHSIYGAADFRRRYPDGRMGSNPDLATPEHGKQFYEAAVKALSAEYLEFLAAD, encoded by the coding sequence ATGTTGCTACAGCTGAGTACTTGGCCAGAGGTGGAGGCGTATTTAGAGCGCTCCCAGGGAATTATTTTGCCGATCGGCTCAACGGAGCAGCACGGGCCGACGGGACTGATCGGCACAGATGCAATCTGCGCGGAGGCGATCGCCCACGGCGTGGGGAAAGAAATCGGCGCTCTAGTCGGCCCGACGATCAATGTGGGCATGGCGCTCCACCACACAGGCTTTCCGGGCACGATGAGCCTGCGTCCTAGCACGATGATTTTGGTTATTCGGGACTATCTGGTGAGTTTGGCCCGTGCGGGCTTCTGCCAGTTTTTCTTCATTAATGGTCATGGCGGCAATGTCGCAACGCTGAAGGCTGCGTTTGCAGAGAGCTACGTGACGCTGACGGATTTGGGACTGCCTAACGGCGATCGCGCGCGCTGCCGAGTAGCCAACTGGTATATGTGCTCACCGGTATACAAGCTAGCGAAAGAACTGTACGGCGATCAGGAGGGGGCCCACGCAACGCCCAGCGAAGTGGCAGTGACTCAGTTTGTGTATCCTGAGGCTATCAAGCGGGTACCACTATCGCCCGAGGTGGCCAAGGGTCACAGTATCTACGGGGCGGCTGATTTTCGGCGGCGCTATCCGGACGGTCGGATGGGCTCAAATCCTGACTTGGCAACGCCGGAACACGGCAAGCAGTTTTATGAGGCGGCGGTGAAGGCGCTCAGCGCGGAGTATTTGGAGTTTTTGGCAGCGGATTAG
- the fabD gene encoding ACP S-malonyltransferase has product MTKTAWVFPGQGSQATGMGADLVDLPVGQAKLAIAEDILGWSVSEVCSSDDAQLSRTLYTQPCLYVIESILVDLLREKGHQPALVAGHSLGEYVALYTAGVFSFEAGLRLVQRRAELMDSTSDGKMAALIGFDREALDQQLQQTPGVVLANDNNAGQVVISGTPEAVAHIMATVKAKRAVPLNVSGAFHSPLMAPAATEFQQVLDSVTFQDAQVPVLSNVEPLPATDGSVLRDRLSRQMTGSVRWRELSLQLAAEGVDRVIEVGPGKVLTGLIKRTCGDIALENISSAAEIPA; this is encoded by the coding sequence ATGACCAAGACCGCATGGGTGTTTCCTGGACAAGGCTCACAAGCAACCGGCATGGGCGCTGACCTCGTGGATTTGCCCGTTGGGCAAGCCAAGCTCGCCATTGCTGAAGATATCCTGGGCTGGTCTGTCTCCGAGGTGTGCAGCAGCGACGATGCCCAGCTCTCTCGCACTCTCTACACGCAGCCCTGCCTCTACGTGATCGAAAGCATTTTGGTGGACCTGCTGCGGGAGAAGGGGCACCAGCCCGCCTTAGTGGCGGGCCACAGCCTTGGGGAGTATGTTGCTCTCTATACTGCCGGGGTTTTTAGCTTTGAGGCGGGCCTCCGGCTGGTCCAGCGTCGGGCCGAGCTGATGGACAGCACCTCCGACGGCAAAATGGCGGCTCTGATCGGGTTCGATCGCGAGGCTCTCGATCAGCAGCTTCAGCAAACGCCTGGGGTCGTTTTGGCAAACGATAACAATGCGGGCCAGGTCGTGATTTCAGGCACGCCCGAAGCGGTGGCGCACATCATGGCCACGGTGAAAGCGAAGCGAGCCGTGCCGCTCAATGTTTCCGGCGCTTTCCACTCGCCCTTGATGGCCCCAGCCGCCACAGAATTTCAGCAGGTCCTCGATTCAGTGACCTTCCAAGACGCTCAGGTCCCGGTCCTGTCAAACGTAGAGCCCCTGCCGGCCACCGACGGTTCGGTTCTGCGCGATCGCCTGAGTCGGCAGATGACGGGCTCGGTCCGCTGGCGCGAGCTGTCGCTCCAGCTCGCAGCTGAAGGGGTTGATCGGGTAATCGAAGTCGGCCCTGGCAAAGTCCTGACGGGACTGATCAAGCGGACCTGCGGTGACATCGCCCTGGAGAATATCAGCAGCGCCGCCGAGATTCCAGCATAA
- the plsX gene encoding phosphate acyltransferase PlsX produces MGSTRARIAIDAMGGDHAPAEIVAGALRAHEELGVEVLLVGDPAQIEASLKRHGSSHQLQIVPAEGTIEMHEEPLSGLRRKPKASINVAMNLVKSGQADAVVSAGHSGAAMAAALLRLGRLPGIDRPAIGTVLPTQVAGKPVIILDVGANVDCRPKFLEQFAAMGSIYSKYVLGIDDPKVGLLNIGEEESKGNELALRTHQLLQENTNLSFIGNAEGRDVLSGRFDVIVCDGFVGNVLLKFAEAVGEVALQILREELPRGIRGKIGTWLLRPNLKRIKQRMDHAEHGGGLLLGVAGVCIISHGSSQAPSVFNAIRLAMEAVDNRVLDRIQSQYQKQVATPTTDGE; encoded by the coding sequence ATGGGATCGACTCGCGCACGGATCGCAATTGACGCAATGGGAGGGGATCACGCCCCTGCCGAGATCGTTGCTGGAGCGCTCAGAGCGCACGAAGAACTTGGCGTGGAAGTCCTGCTTGTCGGGGACCCAGCCCAGATCGAAGCCTCTTTGAAACGTCATGGCTCCTCGCACCAGCTGCAGATTGTGCCCGCAGAAGGCACGATTGAAATGCATGAAGAGCCCCTGAGCGGCCTGCGGCGCAAGCCGAAAGCATCGATCAATGTCGCCATGAACTTGGTCAAATCTGGCCAAGCAGATGCAGTCGTCTCTGCCGGACACTCTGGTGCAGCGATGGCCGCGGCCCTTCTGCGCCTCGGTCGTCTGCCAGGCATCGATCGCCCGGCCATCGGAACCGTTCTGCCGACCCAGGTTGCCGGCAAGCCCGTCATTATCCTGGACGTGGGCGCCAACGTAGACTGTCGCCCCAAGTTCCTAGAGCAGTTCGCCGCGATGGGAAGCATTTACAGCAAGTACGTCTTGGGCATCGACGACCCCAAGGTTGGCCTGCTGAACATTGGTGAGGAAGAGTCCAAGGGCAATGAGCTCGCTCTGCGGACCCACCAACTCCTTCAGGAAAACACCAACCTTTCGTTCATTGGCAATGCAGAAGGCCGCGACGTTTTGTCGGGTCGTTTTGACGTGATTGTGTGTGACGGCTTCGTCGGAAACGTCTTGCTAAAGTTTGCGGAAGCCGTTGGCGAAGTAGCCTTGCAGATTCTGCGAGAGGAGCTGCCCCGGGGAATTCGCGGCAAGATCGGGACCTGGCTGCTCCGGCCCAACTTGAAGCGCATCAAACAGCGGATGGATCACGCTGAGCATGGCGGCGGTCTGCTTTTGGGGGTGGCGGGCGTCTGCATCATCAGCCATGGCAGCTCCCAGGCACCATCAGTGTTCAATGCGATCCGCTTGGCGATGGAAGCTGTGGATAATCGCGTGCTCGATCGCATTCAATCGCAGTACCAAAAACAAGTAGCCACGCCCACGACTGACGGAGAGTAA
- a CDS encoding beta-ketoacyl-ACP synthase III, whose translation MHQFIGAGVAVTGSGSAAPSLSLDNVGLSQIVETSDEWISSRTGIQQRRLATPQETLATLATEASRSALAMAEVEPQEIDLIILATSTPDDLFGTASKVQAELGAVNAVAFDLTAACSGFVFGLVTASQFIRTGVYRKVLLIGADVLSRWVDWSDRRTCVLFGDGAGAVVLQANDRDRLLGFELRSDGSQNSCLNLAYAGQPRSLVGEHAIAQGNYQFITMNGQEVYRFAVKRVPEVIEKALHRASLSTEDLDWLLLHQANQRILDAVAQRLKVPSEKVVSNLARYGNTSAASIPLALDEYVRAGKIQPGQTIAASGFGAGLTWGAAIFQWGR comes from the coding sequence ATGCATCAATTTATCGGGGCAGGAGTTGCCGTTACGGGTAGCGGTTCGGCAGCGCCGTCGCTATCGCTAGATAATGTTGGCCTGAGTCAGATCGTCGAGACCTCGGATGAGTGGATCTCGAGTCGGACTGGGATTCAGCAGCGCCGTTTGGCCACTCCCCAAGAAACACTGGCAACCTTGGCGACGGAGGCGTCGCGCAGTGCCCTCGCTATGGCTGAGGTTGAGCCGCAGGAGATTGACCTAATCATCTTGGCGACCTCCACACCGGATGATTTGTTTGGCACTGCGAGCAAGGTCCAGGCGGAACTGGGTGCGGTCAATGCGGTGGCCTTTGACTTGACGGCGGCCTGCTCGGGCTTTGTCTTTGGCCTGGTGACGGCGTCTCAGTTCATCCGGACCGGCGTCTATCGCAAGGTGCTGCTGATCGGGGCGGATGTTTTGTCGCGCTGGGTTGATTGGAGCGATCGCCGGACCTGTGTGCTCTTTGGTGACGGGGCTGGGGCGGTAGTGCTCCAGGCCAATGATCGCGATCGCCTGCTGGGGTTCGAGCTGCGCAGCGACGGCAGCCAAAATAGCTGCCTCAATCTGGCCTATGCGGGTCAGCCGCGATCGCTGGTCGGTGAGCACGCGATCGCCCAGGGCAACTACCAGTTCATTACGATGAATGGCCAGGAAGTTTATCGCTTTGCCGTCAAGCGGGTGCCAGAGGTGATCGAAAAGGCCCTCCACCGCGCCAGCCTGAGCACCGAGGATCTCGACTGGCTCCTGCTGCACCAGGCCAACCAGCGGATTCTAGACGCCGTTGCCCAGCGGCTCAAAGTCCCGTCCGAAAAAGTGGTCAGCAACCTGGCCCGCTACGGCAACACCTCCGCTGCCTCGATTCCCCTCGCCCTCGATGAGTACGTCCGCGCAGGCAAGATCCAGCCGGGACAGACGATCGCAGCATCTGGCTTTGGCGCTGGCCTGACCTGGGGAGCGGCGATCTTCCAGTGGGGACGCTAG
- a CDS encoding iron uptake porin, with protein MSKILWKSLLVSPAVLGAALVASAGAIAAESAPATSQVSELAAVESLQSVEAVASQSAAPEAPVAEAAPSFAEPTTLAQAADAGSLSQINTYSLEGRADDAGQVTSVSQLSDVQPTDWAFQALQSLVERYGCIAGYPDGTYRGNRAMTRYEFAAGLNACLDRVNELIAAGTADLATREDLATLQRLQEEFAAELATLRGRVDSLEARTAELEANQFSTTTKLNGEAIFALTDSFGDNDDNEIVFGNRVRLALESSFTGRDKLVTRLAAGNLSPLPVAFGTPESTQTFNLSDSDNDIVLDWLSYTFPFGNSRVYVAATGGIHSDYAPTLNPYFEDYDGGNGALSTFASESPIYRIGGGAGAAVSFGFSPLESILGPSTVTLGYLAGGLSTSDPASPEEKNGLFNGDYAALAQANFNVSDRFGLGLTYVHGYHTSGSAIFDLGSGNGVVGSTLANFPSLGTSPTVTNSYGVEAAFRLSDRVSVSGYGAYTDAKLVEAGDAEIWTYGLGVAFPDLGKEGNLLGIFAGAQPYAGLIEVPGSDYRNQEVPFHVEAFYKYQLNDNISITPGVIWLTSPNEDIFGSDSDAVIGTLRTTFKF; from the coding sequence ATGTCGAAAATTTTGTGGAAGTCACTGCTAGTAAGCCCTGCAGTTCTGGGAGCTGCTCTGGTTGCTTCTGCGGGCGCGATCGCTGCTGAAAGCGCTCCCGCGACAAGCCAAGTTAGCGAACTGGCTGCTGTCGAGTCTCTGCAATCTGTTGAAGCTGTAGCATCCCAGTCTGCCGCTCCTGAGGCACCTGTTGCTGAAGCAGCCCCTTCTTTTGCTGAGCCGACGACCCTGGCCCAAGCCGCTGATGCTGGGTCCCTCAGCCAAATCAATACTTACAGCCTGGAAGGCCGCGCAGACGATGCCGGTCAGGTAACCTCTGTATCTCAGCTCTCCGACGTTCAGCCGACCGACTGGGCCTTCCAAGCGCTTCAGTCCCTCGTTGAGCGCTACGGCTGTATCGCTGGTTATCCCGACGGCACCTACCGCGGCAACCGGGCCATGACCCGCTACGAGTTCGCCGCTGGTCTCAACGCCTGCTTGGACCGCGTGAACGAGCTGATCGCCGCTGGCACCGCTGACCTGGCCACCCGCGAAGACCTCGCCACCCTGCAGCGCCTGCAAGAAGAGTTCGCTGCTGAGCTCGCCACCCTGCGCGGCCGCGTGGACTCCCTCGAAGCTCGCACCGCTGAGCTCGAAGCCAACCAGTTCTCCACCACCACCAAGCTGAACGGTGAAGCAATCTTTGCTTTGACCGATTCTTTTGGCGACAACGACGATAACGAAATCGTCTTTGGTAACCGGGTTCGCTTAGCTCTGGAATCTAGCTTCACGGGCCGTGACAAGTTGGTTACCCGTCTGGCTGCTGGTAACCTGTCTCCTCTGCCGGTCGCTTTTGGTACTCCTGAGTCGACCCAAACCTTCAACCTCTCTGATAGCGACAACGACATTGTCCTCGATTGGTTGTCCTATACCTTCCCCTTCGGCAACTCCCGCGTTTACGTAGCGGCAACGGGTGGTATTCACAGCGACTACGCTCCTACGCTGAATCCCTACTTTGAAGACTACGACGGCGGTAACGGCGCGCTCTCGACTTTTGCGTCTGAGAGCCCCATCTACCGGATCGGTGGCGGCGCCGGTGCTGCTGTGAGCTTTGGCTTCAGCCCGCTAGAGAGCATCCTTGGTCCTAGCACCGTCACGCTTGGCTACTTGGCTGGCGGTCTGTCGACCAGCGATCCCGCTTCTCCTGAGGAGAAGAACGGCCTATTCAACGGCGACTATGCAGCTCTTGCTCAAGCTAACTTCAACGTTAGCGATCGCTTCGGTCTGGGCCTGACCTACGTTCACGGTTACCACACCAGCGGCAGCGCTATCTTTGACCTGGGTAGCGGTAATGGTGTTGTTGGTAGCACCCTGGCTAACTTCCCCAGCCTGGGCACTTCTCCCACTGTGACCAACTCCTACGGCGTTGAAGCAGCCTTCCGTCTGAGCGATCGCGTTTCCGTTAGCGGCTACGGTGCTTACACCGATGCCAAGCTGGTGGAAGCTGGTGACGCTGAAATCTGGACCTATGGCTTGGGTGTTGCTTTCCCTGACCTGGGCAAAGAGGGCAACCTCCTGGGTATCTTCGCTGGTGCTCAGCCCTACGCAGGTCTGATCGAAGTTCCCGGCTCTGACTACCGCAACCAAGAAGTGCCTTTCCACGTGGAAGCCTTCTACAAGTACCAGTTGAACGACAACATCTCCATCACTCCCGGTGTCATCTGGCTGACCAGCCCCAACGAAGACATCTTCGGATCTGACAGCGATGCTGTGATTGGTACCCTTCGTACCACCTTCAAGTTCTAA
- the radA gene encoding DNA repair protein RadA, which translates to MPKSRTQYVCSECGVASPQYFGKCPACESWNTLIEEVVGPTSVVEAIARPSASGGRSGRRSRSEGDRGPGAPLAALTLPQIVQSAQARMPSGYGELDRVLGGGIVPGSLVLLGGDPGIGKSTLLLQAADRMSRCYQVLYVCAEESGHQVKLRWQRLREGFADGPETQTEPGADLANFFLLPETNLEAILLELESLRPQIAVIDSIQALHFAALSSAPGSVAQVRECTSALMQLAKRANITLMIVGHVTKEGAIAGPKVLEHLVDTVLYFEGERFASHRLLRSVKNRFGATHELGVFEMADRGLTEVPNPSELFLGNREEVNPGTATIVACEGTRPIVVELQALVSPTSYSSPRRSTTGIEFNRLLQILAVLEKRVGIPLSKLDAYVASSGGLNVGEPAADLGVAVAVAASFRDRVVDPYTVVIGEVGLGGQVRPVSQMELRLKEAAKLGFQRAIIPKGQTIADAGLEVIPVARVVDALAAALSSAPESSDLGDEP; encoded by the coding sequence ATGCCTAAGTCTAGAACTCAGTATGTCTGCAGTGAGTGCGGGGTTGCCTCACCCCAGTATTTTGGTAAGTGCCCGGCCTGTGAAAGTTGGAACACGCTGATCGAAGAAGTGGTTGGGCCGACGTCAGTGGTGGAGGCGATCGCCCGTCCCTCGGCGAGTGGGGGGCGATCGGGGCGACGGTCTCGGTCAGAGGGCGATCGCGGGCCGGGTGCGCCTTTGGCGGCGCTGACGTTGCCCCAGATTGTCCAGTCTGCCCAGGCCCGGATGCCCTCAGGCTACGGAGAGCTCGATCGGGTACTGGGGGGCGGCATTGTCCCAGGGTCGCTGGTGCTTTTGGGCGGCGACCCTGGCATTGGCAAGTCAACGCTGCTTTTGCAGGCGGCCGATCGGATGTCGCGCTGCTATCAGGTTCTCTATGTCTGCGCAGAGGAGTCGGGCCACCAGGTGAAGCTGCGATGGCAGCGGCTGCGAGAAGGCTTTGCTGATGGGCCGGAGACCCAGACTGAGCCGGGAGCAGATTTGGCGAATTTCTTCTTGCTGCCAGAGACAAATCTGGAGGCGATTTTGCTGGAGCTGGAGTCTTTGCGGCCCCAGATCGCCGTGATTGACAGTATTCAGGCGCTGCACTTTGCGGCCCTCAGCTCGGCGCCGGGGTCAGTGGCCCAGGTGCGCGAGTGTACGTCGGCGCTGATGCAGCTGGCCAAGCGAGCGAATATCACGCTGATGATTGTGGGTCACGTGACGAAGGAGGGGGCGATCGCCGGCCCGAAGGTGCTGGAGCACTTGGTTGATACGGTGCTGTACTTCGAGGGCGAGCGCTTTGCCAGTCATCGTCTGCTGCGCTCCGTCAAAAACCGCTTTGGGGCCACCCATGAGCTGGGCGTTTTCGAGATGGCGGATCGGGGACTGACCGAGGTGCCCAACCCGTCGGAGCTGTTTTTGGGCAATCGGGAAGAGGTGAACCCTGGCACCGCAACGATTGTTGCCTGCGAAGGAACGCGGCCGATTGTGGTTGAGCTCCAGGCCTTGGTCAGTCCCACCAGCTACAGTTCCCCCCGCCGCTCGACGACGGGGATTGAATTCAATCGCCTGCTGCAAATCCTGGCGGTGCTCGAAAAGCGGGTCGGGATTCCTCTGTCCAAGCTGGATGCCTACGTGGCGTCCTCCGGCGGCCTCAATGTGGGCGAACCAGCGGCGGACCTGGGGGTGGCGGTGGCGGTGGCCGCGAGCTTCCGCGATCGCGTCGTAGATCCCTACACTGTGGTGATTGGCGAGGTCGGCCTAGGCGGCCAGGTGCGGCCCGTTTCCCAGATGGAACTGCGCCTCAAGGAGGCCGCGAAGCTCGGGTTTCAGCGCGCCATCATTCCCAAGGGCCAGACGATCGCTGACGCTGGTCTAGAGGTCATTCCGGTAGCGCGGGTGGTAGATGCCTTGGCGGCTGCCCTGTCATCGGCGCCAGAGAGTTCTGATTTAGGAGACGAACCATGA
- the rpaB gene encoding response regulator transcription factor RpaB encodes MENHKEKILVVDDEASIRRILETRLSMIGYDVVTAADGEEALETFRNTAPDLVVLDVMMPKLDGYGVCQELRKESDIPIIMLTALGDVADRITGLELGADDYVVKPFSPKELEARIRSVLRRVEKTGTSGIPSSGVIHVSSLRIDTNKRQVYKGDERIRLTGMEFSLLELLVSRSGEPFSRSEILQEVWGYTPERHVDTRVVDVHISRLRAKLEDDPSNPELILTARGTGYLFQRIVEPGMEE; translated from the coding sequence TTGGAAAATCATAAAGAAAAGATCTTGGTGGTGGATGACGAAGCTAGCATCCGCCGCATCCTAGAGACTCGTCTATCAATGATTGGCTACGACGTCGTTACGGCCGCTGACGGAGAAGAGGCTCTGGAAACCTTCCGGAACACTGCCCCTGACTTGGTTGTGCTGGATGTCATGATGCCCAAGCTAGACGGCTACGGCGTCTGTCAAGAGCTGCGCAAAGAGTCTGACATCCCCATCATCATGCTAACGGCCCTGGGAGATGTCGCCGACCGGATTACGGGTTTGGAGCTCGGAGCCGACGATTATGTCGTCAAGCCCTTCTCCCCAAAGGAGCTCGAGGCCCGCATTCGCTCTGTGCTGCGCCGCGTTGAGAAAACGGGGACTTCAGGCATTCCCAGCTCTGGCGTCATCCATGTCAGCAGTCTGCGCATCGACACCAACAAGCGCCAAGTCTACAAAGGCGATGAGCGAATTCGGCTGACCGGTATGGAATTTAGCCTGCTGGAGCTGCTCGTTAGCCGCTCTGGTGAACCCTTCTCGCGCTCTGAAATTCTGCAAGAGGTTTGGGGCTACACGCCTGAGCGCCATGTGGACACTCGCGTGGTAGACGTCCACATCTCGCGTTTGCGGGCCAAGCTGGAGGATGACCCCAGCAATCCGGAGCTGATTTTGACGGCTCGAGGTACGGGCTACCTGTTCCAGCGGATTGTGGAGCCCGGCATGGAGGAGTAG
- a CDS encoding MBL fold metallo-hydrolase has translation MGVGKCGADVTELECVPYGVSYLDGGTSLLVKMGPHRILLDCGPTNLEVLRQQPDPPVDLVLCTHAHSDHARGLLEFHHAFPKVPIYASEVTTQLLHLNWPSLHPSEVPTFCQALPWRSPVEFRDGLSAELWPAGHLPGAAAILLTYASPPYSEGAGRHYTIFYTGDFFLSSSRLVDGFPLDEVRGLKPDVLIVEGSYGTARQPHRRQQENQLAERIDQAIASRYSILMPVPPLGLGQELLMLLRSHHHFTGREIDIWVSGTVAQACDAYLDILPHLPSSVQNFARHQPLFWDERIRPRMRRWSSSQALQSVRDGAAPCIMLVDETVDLTPYTADDAGNWAILIPEHPGYSTPSNAIQQFLQGQAPDTAQKLQAALRQGRIKIQTYLLSEHCDGPGTTQLIHNLRPQHVVFVHGSPTYLADLTGLDELNHRYQLHSPSLGIPLELPIGETFLQPAVPETTYEGELTELETAVTITLPHALISDPRWQNFADTGLVDVRWQGEELVLRGISQRELLSQGGDRPLPSDLECCGNCYHYRGRRCWNQKSPLFGFKVTTEGYCPVFEWGMLSPDREIASLEELDEPN, from the coding sequence TTGGGTGTTGGGAAGTGCGGTGCAGATGTGACTGAACTGGAATGCGTACCCTATGGTGTGAGTTACCTCGATGGGGGAACCTCTCTCCTAGTGAAAATGGGCCCTCACCGGATTCTGCTGGATTGCGGGCCAACCAACCTCGAAGTATTACGGCAACAGCCCGATCCTCCGGTTGATCTGGTGTTGTGCACTCACGCTCATTCCGATCACGCTCGCGGACTGCTGGAGTTTCACCACGCATTTCCCAAGGTTCCAATTTATGCCAGTGAAGTAACCACCCAATTACTTCATCTCAATTGGCCATCCCTTCATCCCTCAGAAGTACCCACTTTTTGCCAAGCACTACCTTGGCGATCGCCTGTTGAGTTTCGGGACGGCTTGAGCGCCGAGCTTTGGCCTGCTGGTCATCTACCAGGAGCCGCAGCGATTTTATTGACCTATGCATCCCCCCCTTACTCAGAGGGAGCAGGTCGACATTACACGATTTTCTATACTGGGGATTTTTTTCTATCCAGTTCGCGGTTGGTCGATGGCTTTCCGCTGGATGAGGTGCGGGGACTCAAGCCCGATGTCTTGATCGTAGAGGGAAGCTACGGAACCGCCAGACAGCCTCATCGCCGTCAGCAAGAAAATCAGCTTGCAGAGCGCATCGATCAGGCAATCGCCTCTCGCTATTCCATTTTGATGCCCGTGCCGCCCCTAGGTCTGGGCCAAGAGCTTCTCATGCTGCTGCGCAGCCACCACCACTTCACGGGCCGGGAGATCGACATTTGGGTTTCAGGCACAGTCGCTCAGGCGTGCGATGCCTATCTCGACATCTTGCCCCACCTCCCGTCCTCAGTGCAAAACTTCGCGCGGCATCAGCCTCTATTTTGGGATGAGCGCATTCGCCCGCGAATGCGTCGATGGAGCAGCTCCCAGGCACTACAAAGCGTGCGTGACGGAGCAGCTCCTTGCATCATGCTGGTCGACGAAACAGTCGATTTAACCCCCTATACTGCCGATGACGCCGGAAACTGGGCCATCCTGATTCCCGAGCATCCCGGCTACAGCACCCCTTCCAACGCCATTCAGCAATTTTTGCAGGGTCAGGCTCCCGACACCGCGCAAAAATTGCAGGCAGCGCTCCGCCAGGGGCGAATCAAGATCCAAACCTATCTGCTATCAGAGCACTGTGATGGTCCAGGCACCACGCAGCTGATTCACAATCTGAGGCCGCAGCATGTGGTCTTTGTGCATGGATCGCCCACCTATCTCGCCGATCTGACAGGCCTCGATGAACTGAATCATCGCTATCAGCTGCACTCACCCTCGCTGGGAATACCGCTAGAGTTGCCTATCGGTGAGACTTTCCTGCAGCCTGCGGTCCCTGAGACAACCTACGAAGGAGAGCTAACTGAGTTAGAAACCGCTGTGACGATCACCCTGCCCCATGCGCTGATCTCTGACCCCCGATGGCAAAACTTCGCGGATACTGGGCTCGTGGATGTCCGCTGGCAGGGTGAGGAGCTCGTGCTTCGGGGGATTTCTCAGCGCGAGCTCCTCAGTCAGGGGGGCGATCGCCCGCTGCCGTCCGATCTAGAATGCTGCGGGAACTGCTACCACTATCGAGGACGGCGCTGCTGGAACCAAAAATCACCGCTCTTCGGCTTCAAGGTCACCACAGAAGGCTATTGTCCTGTCTTCGAGTGGGGCATGCTCAGTCCAGATCGGGAGATCGCCTCTTTAGAAGAACTTGATGAGCCCAATTGA
- a CDS encoding DUF6679 family protein, translating to MLHRKIYQLCCDGREVWIFLRDQQRWIERARILDIEGDLVTLRYETEEEDEICSWEEMVRLESIGAVTQKLATVPRGDVEPMVSDDCPEAEQIRNHRPDSGLE from the coding sequence ATGCTACATCGCAAGATCTATCAACTTTGCTGTGATGGTCGCGAAGTATGGATCTTTTTGCGGGACCAACAGCGCTGGATTGAACGCGCCCGCATCCTTGATATCGAAGGAGATTTGGTGACGCTTCGCTATGAAACCGAAGAAGAAGATGAAATCTGCTCCTGGGAGGAGATGGTGCGCCTAGAGAGCATCGGCGCAGTCACCCAGAAGCTGGCAACTGTGCCTCGGGGCGATGTCGAACCGATGGTGTCCGACGACTGCCCAGAAGCAGAGCAAATTCGCAATCATCGTCCAGACAGCGGTTTGGAATAA